A stretch of DNA from Arachis hypogaea cultivar Tifrunner chromosome 19, arahy.Tifrunner.gnm2.J5K5, whole genome shotgun sequence:
aaatagattttaaaattatataatatataaaaaaaaactaattaataaataaaattaaaagataactatttgacaattatttaaaaacttaaatatattattttattagtagAATCATTTAATAGTAGTCTAAACGTTGAGGAACTATATAATCCTTTGCCAACTTAAAGGAAAAGCTAAACAAGTTCATCTAGAACACAACTGAACTGGATCATTCCGGCAACTTACATTCACTCTGTGTCTGTCTGCCACAGGCAACAAAGAATTTCAATGTTGTGTGTGTTTCATTTTATGAAAGAATATTCCACAACATAATAAGATATGTTTATTCCCTGGTTTAAAATAATCCCCACACAGACCAGAGAAAAATGTGCTGGGGAGAGAGATAATTAAGGGGAAAATCTTGCTGTCCATTCATCGTCGTTGCTCTGCAGCCTTATCGCTCATCTTATGATCATAGTACTCCACTACTGCTGCACCGGCTAACGCAGCCAGCGTAAGAGCCTGTGCATGCAACCTGAAACACAGTTTGAGAAAGAAAATTAGCAAAAGAACATTAGTTGGAATGTTATGCAGGGTgttccattaaaaaaaaaaacagaacaatAATCCTTCAAATATGCACACATTGTGCTGAAATAACAGGAGAAAAGTTATAACACAAAGGTATCACATAAAACCAACTTCTATTAAAATTACCAGTATGTAAATATATGAAGCctaagtaaaacaaaaataaataagacaACAAAGaatataattaagtaattaaccaAACAATACAGCAGAATTCCCAACAATCAAGACCCTTTATTGACCAATAAAAACTCATTGCCACATGAGATATATAGAAACAAGATTGGATTTTAACACTAGTAGCTATTTTGATTATTAACTTCATGAAATATGTTAAAAGGGTTCATATGTCTAACTCTTAAGGGAAGTGGCAAATATAAAAAAAGTTTCAAGAAGCATAGACATGCTCAAGTGTATTGGTGAAACATGGACATTAAGAATTTAACATACATCTAACTCTTAAGCCAAATTTAGTTACTTTCATTCATTCATATATATGTTAAAGAATTATTGCAGCTCATTGCTCCGTCCACAAAACAATTTCTTTTAGTTAAAGAAGTTTTAAGAGATTAAAAGGGACCAAGTTGCAAAGTGGGACAAGTTAAAAGTGAGAACACTCGGCAGAAAACCTCAATGAAACAAACCAAGGAGCAATGAAACCAATTATTAACCCAAATGCAGGATTCATTTATCCTAATAAGGCTACTCatggcacaaaaaaaaaaaaaaaacatgaacgCAGCTCCAATATGAACACATGATCAATCATAAAGCTCATATATTCAGCTCGTAGCTAACATACTCATCTTTCATAATGAAATCACGAAACAGCTCCTCggagaataaatatgagaaactGGATTGCATTAAATGCAAAAGAATAAAAGCAAGCTACTTGAAAGGGCAAACAAATCAAGATAATTTATCTCTATCTCATTTtaattttctcaaaaaaaaaaaaatcgcaaACACAACATGAGAAATTATATAACTTGCCTGGCGTGAATGATCTTAACACTGGTTTTCATGTTAGGTCGAGACCAATTGTATGCAATTGAACCCGTGATGCCGCTAAGCCACAAACACCCTGATTCCAATAACAATCGCAACAATTCAAATCAGAAATAAATTAGGTATCCTTCAAATCAAAATTTATCaacaaaatcacaatccaaaattcCAAATATCACGCGCAAACAACAAAAAAGATGTTTCAGAAGAATCTAATCTAATCTGAAATTAAAAAGATGATAAACTGACCAACAGTACGGAGCTTGTGCTCGACGACCCACTTCCTTACAGATTCAAATTGGGTCTTAGCATCAGCCATTGCAGCgattcagagagagagagagagagaaatttggGGAAAATAGCAAGGATTTAGAGAAGGAAGAGGAATCAGGAGACGGAACCGAACAAAAAAGGATTAGGAAGTTATATGGATTTAAGGGTTTCAAGAAAGTTTGATTTATATACGATTTTAGGGAGGGAAtagaaatagaaaatagaaaatataaagtACGTTGCAAAAACGAAGTCGTAATGGAATTTGAAAACCTGTGATGCCAAAATTGGTTGGCTGGGGCTGGGGTGGGCAGGCAGCCGCCAGTCGGCCAGTGGCATGTTATATTTCATGTTGGGTATATTAAGTATTAACATGTggcaatattaattttaataatttgtaaCTCGCCCAGTAGTCGCCCATTGTTTTCACGAACGAAAACCATCTTGATTTTAGACACTTCACAGACCATCCAAGTTGGGGAGTGGATCCTCTCAAGCGGTCAAGCCTACGTAATTTTTGGTTCACAAAACCTTAGGTGGTCAACACGGATAAAGCAAACCGGGGAAATCTCTGATTGACCCTCCCAAGTTTGAACTTTGAACGTCTAAGtgattttctttctttaattgttaaaaaagttgttatatcaattaaaaaaattatgattataCTTATTTTTATGTAGTTTCTTTTAAGTTTAattcagtaatttttttattaatctatataattttatcatatttataattaaatttttatattttttattttaatttttatattatttttaattttataattatttaccaatata
This window harbors:
- the LOC112775723 gene encoding uncharacterized protein, whose translation is MADAKTQFESVRKWVVEHKLRTVGCLWLSGITGSIAYNWSRPNMKTSVKIIHARLHAQALTLAALAGAAVVEYYDHKMSDKAAEQRR